A single Pseudodesulfovibrio aespoeensis Aspo-2 DNA region contains:
- a CDS encoding nitrogenase component 1 — protein MSKSAVKTGAKSAARPNYVSTTNACKLCTPLGASMAFRGVEGAIPFLHGSQGCATYMRRYIISHFREPVDIASSALGEKNAIYGGGPNLKKGVLNVMKKYEPTLVGVATTCLTETIGDDVPRILHEFRKEFGDLDLPDIVHVSTPSYSGTHTDGWHGAVRSLVEQLCTQKAADTGRVNILPNMVSCEDIRHLKDICRDFGVHATILPDISETLDGPALEDYVKIPSGGTPVAEIREMSGARATIEFGRCLPAKTGGVSLESSFGVKNHRIGLPMGLRESDRFFETLEAVTGTPMPRRYELERGRLVDAFVDGHKYVFGKRAVVYGEEDLVVGLCALLAEIGVDVVLAGTGSRGKGLERAVAAVTEGVSRIAPQVRESVDFHDMAEEAEALAPDLLVGHSKGYTYARGWNVPLVRVGFPIHDRFGGQRRLHLGYRGALELFDRIVNTLLEKKQTDSDVGYGYL, from the coding sequence ATGAGTAAGTCCGCCGTCAAAACCGGGGCCAAGAGCGCAGCCAGGCCCAACTACGTTTCCACCACCAACGCCTGCAAGCTGTGCACGCCTCTGGGCGCGTCCATGGCCTTCCGGGGCGTGGAGGGGGCCATCCCCTTCCTGCACGGTTCTCAGGGGTGCGCCACCTACATGCGCCGCTACATCATCTCCCACTTTCGCGAGCCGGTGGACATCGCGTCCTCGGCGCTTGGCGAGAAGAACGCCATCTACGGCGGCGGGCCGAACCTCAAGAAGGGCGTGCTCAACGTCATGAAGAAGTACGAGCCGACCCTGGTGGGCGTGGCCACCACCTGTCTGACCGAGACCATCGGCGACGACGTGCCCAGGATTTTGCACGAGTTCCGCAAGGAGTTCGGCGATCTCGACCTGCCGGATATCGTCCATGTCTCCACCCCCAGCTACAGCGGCACCCACACCGACGGCTGGCACGGAGCGGTGCGCTCCCTGGTTGAGCAGCTCTGTACGCAGAAGGCGGCGGATACGGGCCGGGTCAACATCCTGCCCAACATGGTCTCCTGCGAGGACATCCGGCACTTGAAGGACATCTGCCGCGATTTTGGCGTCCATGCCACCATCCTGCCCGACATCTCCGAGACCCTGGATGGTCCGGCCCTGGAGGACTACGTCAAGATTCCCTCTGGCGGCACGCCCGTGGCCGAGATTCGGGAAATGTCCGGGGCGCGGGCCACCATCGAGTTTGGCCGCTGCCTGCCCGCCAAGACCGGCGGGGTCAGCCTGGAGAGTTCCTTCGGCGTCAAGAACCACCGCATCGGCCTGCCCATGGGCCTGCGCGAGTCCGATCGTTTTTTCGAGACGCTTGAGGCTGTCACCGGCACGCCCATGCCGCGCCGCTATGAGCTGGAGCGCGGTCGGCTGGTGGACGCCTTTGTGGACGGCCACAAGTACGTCTTTGGCAAGCGGGCTGTGGTCTACGGCGAGGAGGATCTGGTGGTCGGCCTGTGCGCGCTGCTGGCCGAGATCGGCGTGGACGTGGTCCTGGCCGGGACCGGATCGCGGGGCAAGGGGCTTGAGCGGGCCGTGGCCGCTGTCACTGAAGGCGTGTCCCGGATCGCCCCGCAAGTGCGCGAGAGCGTGGATTTTCACGACATGGCTGAGGAGGCGGAGGCGCTGGCGCCCGATCTGCTCGTCGGTCATTCCAAGGGGTACACCTATGCCAGGGGGTGGAACGTCCCGCTGGTGCGCGTGGGCTTTCCCATCCACGACCGGTTCGGCGGCCAGCGCAGGCTCCACCTCGGCTACCGGGGCGCGCTCGAACTCTTCGACCGCATCGTCAACACCCTGCTTGAGAAGAAGCAGACCGACAGCGACGTGGGCTACGGCTACCTTTAA